The following proteins are co-located in the Nasonia vitripennis strain AsymCx chromosome 3 unlocalized genomic scaffold, Nvit_psr_1.1 chr3_random0007, whole genome shotgun sequence genome:
- the LOC107981491 gene encoding uncharacterized protein LOC107981491: MDKLQLLRMVLTVLSAVLREPITRMVCREGRRRSFKHCSVNVLLKQLKFILDSYRPCPIMYLFKRSLLESEVDVIRALGELLGCGMQDAWQVQAIMQQYRLIQDLDKMMADTEGDALIKLVQLDNDDNDDDDEEEQKPTVFKMEADEISSGIAPIDMNSVTATVLKVEDDDDDEPLPVVQPVNAASSNATTTTESQSALPAAAAAASDATATDVVAAAMNTNADQRLRHCQQQ; this comes from the exons ATGGACAAGCTACAACTGTTGAGAATGGTCCTAACCGTCTTGAGTGCGGTACTACGCGAGCCGATAACACGCATGGTTTGTCGTGAAGGGCGGCGACGTTCTTTCAAACATTGTTCGGTCAACGTTTTATTGAAACAACTTAAATTTATTCTCGATTCCTATAGACCGTGCCcgattatgtatttatttaaacgcaGTTTGTTGGAAAGCGAGGTGGATGTTATCCGTGCTCTCGGCGAGCTCTTGGGTTGCGGAATGCAAGATGCCTGGCAAGTTCAAGCCATTATGCAACAATATCGGCTGATTCAGG ATCTTGACAAAATGATGGCTGACACTGAAGGAGATGCTCTGATTAAGCTCGTACAATTGGATAACGACgacaatgatgatgatgatgaggaGGAGCAGAAACCTACAGTCTTCAAAATGGAGGCAGACGAGATATCGTCGGGCATTGCGCCGATAGACATGAACAGTGTCACTGCAACAGTCCTCAAGGTGGaagatgacgacgacgacgagccaTTACCAGTTGTCCAGCCAGTAAACGCAGCTAGTTCTAatgctactactactactgagTCACAGTCAGCAttacctgctgctgctgctgctgcttctgatGCTACTGCTACtgatgttgttgctgctgctatgAACACCAATGCCGATCAGAGATTGAGACATTgccagcagcagtag
- the LOC100115618 gene encoding zinc finger protein 271 isoform X1 — protein sequence MFSQQLHYQNHLRLHTTDEKNPYSCNICRKSFTVPARLTRHYRTHTGEKPYQCEFCSKSFSVKENLSVHRRIHTKERPYKCDVCDSAFEHSGKLHRHMRIHTGERPHKCLICNKTFIQSGQLVIHMRTHTGEKPYICKSCGKGFTCSKQLKVHTRTHTGEKPYACDICGKSFGYNHVLKLHQVAHYGEKCYKCTICYETFNSKKLMESHIKNHSESSNADFSSKNELQLKNSDARNRLLLCDYMNDYEIPVSEKELFNCAMVNNSQGSLKIQTQIDKTEGMNISKMISKPHCIVLNTNSHSTELLENIRINETSTRRMSINSSSTQQHTLTDCSMDNSCLYEIQNNDFFAKTCLKTICLTRRNFMHNMDDNFDQVKEEQRINSRKIESSGAFNAKYHAEFDNQLYRDSFNFVIPNKRNNYSLPPRKRCKMILESMNTENLKSQSAARYHSVIRFARSEITKSIDDNKNCLNS from the coding sequence ATGTTTAGTCAGCAGCTTCATTACCAAAATCATTTACGCTTACACACAACAGATGAAAAAAATCCTTACAGTTGCAATATTTGTAGAAAATCATTTACAGTTCCAGCCAGATTGACACGTCACTACCGAACACATACTGGAGAGAAGCCTTATCAATGTGAATTTTGCAGTAAATCATTTTCCGTAAAAGAGAACCTTAGTGTTCATCGAAGAATTCATACAAAAGAAAGGCCGTATAAATGCGACGTTTGTGATAGTGCTTTTGAACATAGTGGCAAACTTCATAGACATATGAGAATTCATACAGGTGAGCGGCCACATAAATGtcttatttgtaataaaacatttattcaAAGTGGACAACTAGTTATTCATATGCGTACGCATACTGGAGAGAAACCTTACATATGCAAATCCTGTGGTAAAGGATTTACTTGTTCAAAACAACTCAAAGTACATACTCGTACCCATACGGGGGAGAAACCTTATGCTTGTGATATTTGCGGTAAATCTTTTGGATATAATCATGTCTTAAAACTACATCAAGTCGCACATTATGGAGAAAAGTGTTATAAATGTACTATTTGTTATGAAACTTTTAATTCAAAAAAGCTGATGGAATCTCATATAAAGAATCATTCAGAATCTTCGAATGcagatttttcttcaaaaaatgaacttcaattaaaaaattcagatgCTAGAAATAGGTTACTGCTATGTGATTACATGAATGATTATGAAATACCTGTAAGcgaaaaagaattatttaacTGTGCTATGGTTAACAATTCTCAAGGttctttgaaaattcaaacacAGATTGATAAAACAGAAGGAATGAATATATCAAAAATGATATCTAAACCCCACTGCATTGTATTAAACACTAATTCACATTCTACGgaacttttagaaaatataagaataaaCGAAACATCAACACGAAGAATGTCAATAAATAGTTCATCTACTCAACAGCACACTTTGACCGATTGTAGTATGGACAACTCTTGTTTAtatgaaatacaaaataatgatttCTTTGCCAAAACATGCTTGAAAACTATTTGCTTAACAAGAAGAAATTTTATGCATAACATGGACGACAATTTTGACCAAGTTAAAGAAGAGCAACGGATAAACAGCAGGAAAATAGAATCTAGTGGAGCCTTCAATGCCAAATATCATGCAGAATTCGACAACCAATTGTATAGAGATTCTTTTAACTTTGTTATTCCAAacaaaagaaataattataGTTTGCCTCCACGCAAAAGATGTAAAATGATTCTCGAATCTATGAATACTGAGAATTTAAAGTCACAGTCAGCAGCCAGATATCATTCTGTGATCAGATTTGCTAGATCTGAAATTACTAAATCAATTGATGACAATAAGAATTGTCTAAATTCTTAA